A genomic window from Rhizobium sp. EC-SD404 includes:
- a CDS encoding LPS-assembly protein LptD codes for MRSGLKAGAAALLLGVSTLALTHVLHAQEQSIVSNADPDARFLLSSDELLYNLDSERVIAQGAVQIDYDGYQMVADRVEYDQRTGRLMAVGGIELVEPGGNRIYAEQLDLTDDFADGFVNALRIETPDNTRLVAESAERTGGTQTTLNNGTYTACNICETDPSKPPLWQIKARRVIQNGENQTIRLEQASFELFGRPIAYLPYLVVPDYQNRRVSGFLSPSVSFSSDLDLGVTVPYYFALTPNMDATVAVTGYSAQGFLTEAEFRRRFATGDVTVRAAGIYQLSPEEFDARTVDSLEDARGLFNTTGYFNINESWSYGWDLTVQSDSNFGQAYGIEYFSNEREMSEIYLTGLRDRNYFDLRGIYFDVQSPRLTDLEDEMQPLVHPSLDYNYTAGDPVLGGELTADVNLTSLTRTRADFENFPGIDRDRLRGIDGTTSRLTGETEWKRSVVTGSGLVITPILALRGDIHSTELDETSAFAAVTPAVNDFDARTMATAGVEARYPLLMTSAGSGSSHIIEPIGQLFVRPNEQMAGELPNEDAQSFVFDATTLFERDKFSGYDRIEGGTRANLGFRYTGSFANGYSLNAVVGQSYHLGGVNSFASDDFVNAGANSGLETDVSDFVGEVALMTPADLGFRAGSRLDKDTMDIDRFDAGASYANETVSLEGGVTYQREQPEYNYDIDRYEVRGSGALRFAENWSVFGAASYDAREGVLTTSAIGFGYDDECFTFRIAYIEERDERELSGSDWSVGAQLTFRTLGDISSGGALDRFGAF; via the coding sequence GTGCGTTCCGGTTTGAAGGCCGGTGCGGCTGCGTTGCTGCTTGGCGTGTCCACGCTGGCACTGACCCATGTGCTTCATGCGCAGGAACAGTCGATTGTATCCAATGCCGACCCCGATGCCCGGTTTCTGCTGAGCTCCGACGAACTGCTCTATAACCTCGATTCCGAACGGGTGATCGCGCAGGGCGCGGTGCAGATCGATTATGACGGCTACCAGATGGTGGCCGACCGCGTGGAATACGACCAGCGCACGGGCCGCCTGATGGCAGTCGGCGGCATCGAACTGGTCGAACCGGGTGGCAACCGCATCTATGCCGAACAGCTCGATCTGACGGACGATTTCGCCGACGGTTTCGTCAACGCGCTGCGTATCGAAACGCCGGACAACACCCGACTGGTCGCCGAAAGCGCCGAACGGACGGGCGGCACCCAGACGACGCTGAACAACGGTACCTACACGGCCTGCAACATCTGCGAGACAGATCCCTCCAAGCCGCCGCTCTGGCAGATCAAGGCGCGACGCGTCATCCAGAACGGCGAGAACCAGACGATCCGCCTGGAGCAGGCCAGCTTCGAGCTGTTCGGACGTCCGATCGCCTACCTGCCCTATCTGGTCGTTCCGGATTACCAGAACCGGCGTGTATCCGGCTTCCTGTCGCCTTCGGTTTCGTTTTCCAGCGATCTCGATCTCGGCGTAACGGTGCCCTACTACTTCGCCCTGACGCCGAACATGGATGCGACCGTTGCGGTGACCGGCTACAGCGCCCAGGGTTTCCTGACCGAGGCTGAGTTTCGCCGCCGGTTCGCCACGGGCGACGTCACGGTTCGCGCTGCCGGCATCTACCAGCTGAGCCCGGAGGAGTTCGACGCACGCACCGTCGACAGCCTCGAAGACGCCCGCGGTCTTTTCAACACGACCGGCTATTTCAATATCAACGAGAGCTGGTCCTACGGCTGGGATCTGACGGTCCAGTCCGACAGCAATTTCGGCCAGGCCTACGGGATCGAGTATTTCAGCAACGAACGCGAGATGTCGGAGATCTATCTGACCGGCTTGCGTGATCGAAACTACTTCGATCTGCGCGGCATCTATTTCGACGTTCAGTCGCCGCGCCTCACCGATCTTGAGGACGAGATGCAGCCACTCGTTCACCCGTCACTCGACTACAACTACACCGCAGGCGATCCAGTGCTCGGCGGGGAACTGACCGCCGACGTAAACCTGACGAGCCTGACGCGCACCCGCGCGGATTTCGAGAATTTCCCGGGAATCGACCGCGATCGTCTTCGCGGCATCGACGGAACGACATCGCGCCTGACAGGCGAGACCGAATGGAAGCGCAGCGTCGTTACGGGATCGGGTCTGGTCATCACGCCGATTCTCGCACTTCGCGGGGATATTCATTCGACCGAGCTGGACGAGACGAGCGCGTTTGCCGCCGTTACTCCAGCGGTCAACGACTTCGACGCGCGCACGATGGCGACAGCCGGCGTGGAGGCGCGCTATCCGCTTCTGATGACGTCTGCGGGTAGTGGCTCGTCGCACATCATCGAGCCGATCGGCCAGCTTTTCGTACGGCCAAACGAACAGATGGCGGGCGAGCTTCCCAACGAAGACGCGCAGAGCTTCGTCTTCGACGCGACCACCCTGTTCGAGCGCGACAAGTTCTCCGGCTACGACCGGATAGAAGGCGGCACCCGCGCCAATCTCGGCTTCCGCTACACGGGCAGCTTCGCCAACGGCTATTCGCTGAATGCCGTCGTCGGTCAGTCCTACCATCTGGGCGGCGTCAATTCCTTCGCGAGCGACGACTTCGTCAACGCTGGCGCCAATTCGGGGCTTGAAACGGACGTGTCGGATTTCGTCGGCGAGGTCGCGCTGATGACGCCCGCCGATCTCGGCTTCAGGGCCGGCTCGCGGCTCGACAAGGACACGATGGACATCGACCGGTTCGATGCGGGCGCGAGCTACGCCAACGAGACCGTATCGCTGGAAGGCGGTGTGACCTACCAGCGCGAACAACCGGAATACAATTACGATATCGACCGTTACGAAGTGCGCGGCAGCGGTGCGCTGCGCTTTGCGGAAAATTGGAGCGTGTTCGGCGCCGCCTCGTACGATGCGCGCGAAGGCGTCCTCACCACTTCGGCGATCGGCTTCGGCTACGACGACGAATGCTTCACGTTCCGCATCGCCTATATCGAGGAACGCGACGAGCGTGAACTCTCCGGGTCGGACTGGAGCGTCGGCGCTCAGTTGACGTTCCGAACGCTCGGCGACATCAGTTCAGGCGGCGCTCTGGACCGGTTCGGCGCGTTCTAG
- the rsmA gene encoding 16S rRNA (adenine(1518)-N(6)/adenine(1519)-N(6))-dimethyltransferase RsmA, with product MSALDGLPPLRDVIVRHSLAAKKALGQNFLLDLNLTQKVARASGPLEGVTVIEIGPGPGGLTRALLALGASKVIAIERDPRCLPALAEIADHYPGKLEVIEGDALAFDYHAVEASGAGPLRIVANLPYNVGTQLLVNWLTGPNWPPFYESLTLMFQREVALRIVAEPDGDAYGRLGVLAGWRTDARIAFDIPPQAFTPPPKVTSSVVHLVPRPQPIPCDGDALARVTHAAFGQRRKMLRQSLKPLGGEALLARADIEPTRRAETLSVEEFCRLARLL from the coding sequence GTGAGCGCCCTCGATGGCCTGCCGCCGCTTCGCGATGTCATCGTTCGCCATTCACTTGCGGCGAAAAAGGCGCTCGGGCAAAACTTCCTTCTCGACCTCAACCTGACCCAGAAGGTCGCCCGAGCCTCCGGTCCGCTCGAAGGGGTGACGGTGATCGAGATCGGCCCTGGCCCCGGCGGCCTGACGCGCGCGCTTCTGGCGCTTGGCGCTTCGAAGGTCATCGCGATCGAGCGCGATCCGCGCTGCCTGCCGGCGCTTGCCGAAATCGCCGATCACTATCCGGGTAAACTCGAGGTCATCGAGGGTGACGCGCTCGCCTTCGATTATCATGCGGTTGAGGCGTCTGGTGCCGGCCCACTCCGCATCGTGGCGAACCTGCCATACAATGTCGGCACGCAATTGCTGGTCAACTGGCTGACAGGCCCCAACTGGCCGCCCTTCTACGAATCGCTGACGCTGATGTTTCAGCGCGAAGTGGCGCTCAGGATAGTGGCGGAACCAGATGGCGATGCCTATGGACGCCTCGGCGTCCTGGCCGGCTGGCGCACCGATGCGCGCATCGCCTTCGACATCCCGCCGCAGGCTTTCACGCCGCCTCCGAAGGTCACGTCCTCCGTGGTGCATCTCGTTCCGCGCCCGCAGCCGATCCCATGCGACGGCGACGCGCTGGCACGCGTTACCCACGCAGCCTTCGGCCAGCGCCGCAAGATGCTCCGCCAGAGCCTGAAGCCGCTTGGCGGTGAAGCACTACTCGCCAGGGCCGACATCGAGCCAACGCGTCGCGCCGAGACGCTGAGCGTCGAGGAATTCTGCCGGTTGGCTCGATTGCTGTAA
- the lptG gene encoding LPS export ABC transporter permease LptG, giving the protein MGRTLNLYFYVRYLVTLTAIMFGIFSLILIIDLTVLLERVPDVEGISVFDVALLSIYRAPGFAEQALPFAALFAAITVLVQLNRRYELVIARSVGVSVWQFMLPICAAALTAGVFAVAVFNPLASAGFTQAQFLESVIFNRNQAPSSDNIVPWLRQKSGDQEMIIGARGALDGGLVMFGVTMVFFDTEGAVDSRIEAESAALEDGYWAVDGARRFRAGAEPEDIGMIDVPTSLRPAYVQERLTDPESVSIWALPQKIEVARSLGFSAAQFSTQFQILLARPFLIAAMAVIAATVSLTFARFGQARSVILGGIVAGFVLYVVSVLVRTFGESGAIPAFVAAWLPVFVALALGVTVLLHKEDG; this is encoded by the coding sequence ATGGGCCGCACGCTCAATCTCTATTTCTATGTTCGCTACCTCGTCACGCTGACGGCAATCATGTTCGGCATCTTCTCGCTGATCCTGATCATCGACCTGACGGTGCTGCTCGAGCGCGTGCCCGATGTCGAAGGCATATCGGTCTTCGATGTCGCGCTTCTGTCGATCTACCGTGCCCCAGGCTTCGCCGAGCAGGCACTGCCCTTTGCGGCCCTTTTCGCGGCGATCACGGTGCTGGTTCAGCTGAACCGGCGCTACGAGCTGGTGATCGCGCGTTCTGTCGGCGTATCGGTCTGGCAATTCATGCTGCCGATCTGCGCCGCGGCCCTGACCGCCGGCGTCTTCGCGGTCGCCGTATTCAATCCGCTTGCTTCGGCCGGCTTCACGCAGGCGCAGTTCCTCGAAAGCGTGATCTTCAACCGCAACCAGGCGCCCTCCTCCGACAATATCGTTCCCTGGCTGCGCCAGAAGAGCGGCGACCAGGAGATGATCATCGGCGCCCGCGGCGCACTCGATGGCGGGCTGGTGATGTTCGGGGTCACGATGGTGTTCTTCGACACGGAGGGCGCAGTTGACTCGCGCATCGAAGCGGAAAGCGCCGCGCTCGAAGACGGTTATTGGGCCGTGGACGGCGCACGGCGGTTCCGGGCGGGCGCGGAACCGGAAGACATCGGCATGATCGATGTCCCCACAAGCCTTCGTCCAGCCTATGTCCAGGAACGCCTGACCGACCCTGAATCGGTGTCGATCTGGGCCCTGCCCCAGAAGATCGAAGTTGCACGATCGCTCGGCTTCTCTGCTGCGCAGTTTTCCACGCAATTTCAAATCCTTCTGGCCCGGCCCTTCCTGATTGCCGCAATGGCTGTGATCGCCGCGACAGTGTCGCTGACTTTCGCGCGGTTCGGCCAGGCACGGAGCGTCATTTTGGGTGGCATCGTTGCAGGCTTCGTGCTTTATGTCGTCTCTGTTTTGGTCAGGACCTTCGGGGAGTCAGGGGCAATTCCAGCGTTTGTTGCAGCATGGCTGCCGGTCTTCGTGGCGCTTGCCCTCGGAGTGACCGTGCTCCTGCACAAGGAGGACGGTTAG
- a CDS encoding magnesium transporter CorA family protein, with the protein MITTYRLVEGKLEATPHESGADISREAFEAAVWIDCQSPTLAEDVILRDATGIDIPTRDEMDEIETSSRLYSDGTAAYMTAMLPAGTDTENPVTVPVTFILAPRLLVTVRHHEPRAFTNFALRAQKLPMDGRDAIAVLAGLLDAVIDRIADVLEVVGKDIDAISKDIFANASTGPTKGRDFQSILKAIGRKGDLLSMLRDSLATHDRLFSFFANIANQRNCNRDTKAAIKTLSRDATSLSDHASYLSQKIIFLLDATLGLISIEQNAIIKIFSVAAVIFLPPTLVASVYGMNFEFMPELSWAYGYPYALGFMVFSAVVPYLFFKRRGWL; encoded by the coding sequence ATGATCACGACTTACCGGCTTGTCGAGGGCAAGCTCGAAGCCACGCCGCATGAAAGCGGCGCAGACATCTCCCGGGAGGCATTCGAGGCCGCCGTCTGGATCGACTGCCAGTCTCCGACGCTGGCCGAAGATGTGATCCTGCGCGATGCGACCGGCATCGACATCCCGACGCGTGACGAGATGGACGAAATCGAGACGTCGAGCCGGCTCTACAGCGACGGAACCGCTGCGTACATGACGGCTATGCTGCCTGCCGGCACGGATACCGAAAATCCGGTGACCGTCCCCGTGACCTTCATTCTCGCGCCCCGGCTTCTGGTGACGGTGCGCCACCACGAACCGCGCGCGTTCACGAATTTTGCGCTCCGGGCCCAGAAACTTCCAATGGACGGGCGGGATGCCATCGCCGTTCTGGCCGGCCTTCTCGATGCGGTGATCGACAGGATCGCCGACGTTCTCGAAGTCGTCGGCAAGGACATCGATGCGATTTCGAAGGATATCTTCGCCAATGCGTCCACCGGACCGACCAAGGGGAGGGACTTCCAGTCCATTCTCAAGGCCATCGGCCGCAAGGGCGATCTGCTGTCGATGCTGCGCGACAGCCTTGCGACGCACGACCGCCTGTTCTCGTTTTTTGCCAATATCGCCAACCAGCGCAACTGCAATCGCGATACCAAGGCTGCGATCAAAACCCTCTCTCGCGATGCGACGTCGCTGTCGGACCACGCATCCTATCTTTCGCAGAAGATCATCTTCCTGCTCGATGCGACACTCGGCCTGATCTCGATAGAGCAGAACGCCATCATCAAGATATTTTCCGTTGCGGCGGTGATATTCTTGCCCCCGACTCTGGTTGCTTCAGTATACGGCATGAACTTTGAATTCATGCCTGAGCTGAGCTGGGCCTATGGCTATCCCTATGCATTGGGGTTTATGGTCTTCTCGGCCGTTGTGCCCTATCTATTCTTCAAACGTCGCGGTTGGCTCTGA
- a CDS encoding DNA polymerase III subunit chi: MTEILFYHLTESRLEQALPPLLEKSLERGWRVVVQALDDARRDALDTVLWTYSDDSFLPHGLDTEAHADRQPIVLTAGQAETVNDATVRFMVDGAPPPDISAYERVVFMFDGHDDRQLETARDQWRRLKAEGHALTYWQQGPGGRWQKKA; encoded by the coding sequence ATGACTGAGATCCTGTTCTACCACCTGACGGAGTCGCGCCTCGAGCAGGCTTTGCCGCCGCTGCTCGAAAAGAGCCTCGAGCGCGGTTGGCGGGTGGTGGTGCAGGCCTTGGACGACGCCCGTCGCGATGCGCTGGACACCGTTTTGTGGACCTACAGCGACGACAGCTTTCTGCCGCACGGGCTCGATACCGAAGCCCATGCCGATAGGCAGCCGATCGTGCTGACGGCGGGGCAGGCGGAGACCGTGAACGACGCCACCGTGCGCTTCATGGTAGATGGCGCGCCGCCGCCGGATATTTCCGCCTATGAACGTGTGGTCTTCATGTTCGACGGGCACGATGATCGCCAGCTGGAGACGGCGCGCGATCAGTGGCGGCGCCTGAAGGCCGAGGGTCACGCCCTGACATATTGGCAGCAGGGCCCTGGCGGACGTTGGCAGAAGAAAGCCTAA
- the pdxA gene encoding 4-hydroxythreonine-4-phosphate dehydrogenase PdxA, producing MSNSAHPIVLTMGDPSGIGPDITLDAYLKRRELALPNFAILADPQVLRDRAALLGLDVPIKEIGNEEIAGVFDDALPVIPLRNAAPASPGQPSALAAAAIVEAIDRAACMTFCGVARAMVTNPIAKSVLYGEGFAFPGHTEFLAARASDMSGRLITPVMMLAGPKLKAVPVTIHIALSDVPKALTSALIVETVKITADDMNTRFGLERPRIAISGLNPHAGESGTMGREEIEIIGPAIFDLRALGLDVNGPLPADTMFHDAARARYDVAVCMYHDQALVPAKALGFDETVNVTLGLPFVRTSPDHGTAFDIAGKGIARADSLIAAIRMADEMSSRRA from the coding sequence GTGAGCAATTCCGCGCATCCCATCGTGCTGACGATGGGCGACCCTTCGGGCATCGGACCGGACATCACGCTTGATGCCTATCTGAAGCGGCGCGAACTCGCGCTGCCGAACTTCGCGATCCTCGCCGATCCCCAGGTCTTGAGAGATCGCGCTGCCTTGCTCGGTCTCGATGTTCCGATCAAGGAGATAGGCAACGAGGAGATCGCCGGCGTCTTCGACGATGCGCTGCCGGTCATCCCTTTGCGCAACGCGGCGCCTGCTTCGCCCGGCCAGCCGAGCGCACTGGCTGCAGCTGCGATCGTGGAAGCGATCGACCGCGCGGCCTGTATGACGTTTTGTGGTGTCGCGCGCGCCATGGTGACCAACCCTATCGCCAAGTCGGTGCTCTACGGCGAAGGCTTCGCCTTTCCGGGGCATACGGAATTTCTGGCGGCGCGCGCATCGGACATGAGCGGCCGCCTGATCACGCCGGTGATGATGCTCGCCGGCCCGAAGCTCAAGGCAGTTCCGGTCACCATCCACATCGCGCTCAGCGATGTTCCGAAGGCGCTGACGTCGGCACTGATCGTCGAGACGGTGAAGATCACGGCCGACGACATGAATACCCGCTTCGGGCTCGAGCGACCGCGCATCGCGATCTCGGGCTTGAACCCGCATGCTGGCGAGAGCGGGACGATGGGTCGCGAAGAGATCGAGATCATCGGTCCGGCGATCTTCGATCTGCGTGCACTTGGCCTCGACGTCAACGGTCCGTTGCCGGCCGACACCATGTTCCACGACGCAGCGCGGGCCCGCTACGACGTCGCTGTCTGCATGTATCACGATCAGGCTCTGGTCCCGGCCAAGGCGCTCGGCTTCGACGAAACCGTCAACGTCACGCTCGGCCTTCCCTTCGTGCGCACCTCGCCGGACCACGGCACGGCGTTCGATATTGCCGGCAAGGGCATCGCACGCGCCGACAGCCTTATCGCGGCGATCCGAATGGCAGATGAAATGTCGTCGAGGCGCGCGTGA
- the lptF gene encoding LPS export ABC transporter permease LptF: MKLIEWYIFRRIATTFLGTLAAITAIVWIVQGLNRLNVATDSGSTIISFLYVATLLIPSVIPLIMPFALLLATVQIFKAMNADSEMAVIKASGGPKRLIVMPVLVLGLLAGATSFILENGVTPYSRQEFRNFIEEVRANLLTSLLQEGTFQTIDNGLTVHIAERVPNGGFGGLFIADRRDPDQELTYFAREAAIAEDNEGRQLLLMRDGELHQRDSDSDAVSIVQFASYAFDLSAFAPAAGAYIVFPKDQTTPYLLNPDPENPRFQENPREFSAELHKRMTNWTLPVIMGLIGVLVAGEARTSREVNGTMTATALTLGVTYFLASYLLEDVAAQSAFGIALLYILPLTVGGLLLFLLAKDIKPALPRPVARLVEQVGDRVVSISRRATAASVKSGGQN; the protein is encoded by the coding sequence ATGAAGCTGATCGAGTGGTACATTTTCCGGCGGATCGCCACCACGTTCCTCGGAACCCTGGCTGCGATCACCGCCATCGTATGGATCGTTCAGGGTCTGAACCGGCTGAACGTCGCGACCGATAGCGGCTCCACGATCATCAGCTTCCTCTATGTCGCGACGCTGCTGATCCCGTCGGTCATTCCGCTCATCATGCCTTTCGCGCTGCTGCTCGCAACCGTCCAGATCTTCAAGGCGATGAACGCCGATTCGGAGATGGCGGTGATAAAGGCCTCCGGCGGGCCGAAGCGCCTGATCGTCATGCCGGTTCTCGTTCTCGGCCTTCTGGCCGGAGCGACATCGTTCATTCTCGAAAACGGCGTCACGCCCTATTCGCGCCAAGAGTTCCGCAACTTCATCGAGGAAGTGCGCGCGAACCTTCTGACGTCGCTTTTGCAGGAAGGCACGTTCCAGACGATCGACAACGGCCTGACGGTGCACATCGCCGAGCGCGTGCCCAACGGCGGGTTCGGCGGCCTGTTTATCGCGGATCGGCGCGATCCTGACCAGGAACTCACTTATTTCGCGCGCGAGGCGGCGATTGCGGAAGACAACGAAGGTCGCCAGCTCCTGCTAATGCGCGACGGCGAACTGCACCAGCGCGATTCGGACAGCGACGCCGTCTCCATCGTTCAATTCGCCTCCTATGCGTTCGACCTTTCGGCGTTCGCCCCGGCGGCCGGCGCGTACATCGTCTTTCCGAAAGACCAGACGACGCCGTACCTCCTCAATCCCGACCCGGAAAATCCGCGCTTCCAGGAAAATCCGCGGGAGTTCTCGGCCGAGCTCCATAAGCGCATGACGAACTGGACGCTTCCCGTGATCATGGGTCTGATCGGGGTGCTTGTTGCCGGAGAAGCGCGCACCTCCCGCGAAGTGAACGGAACGATGACCGCCACGGCGCTCACCCTCGGCGTCACCTATTTCCTCGCGTCCTATCTGCTCGAAGATGTCGCGGCCCAATCCGCATTCGGCATCGCGCTGCTCTATATCCTGCCGCTGACGGTCGGCGGACTGCTGCTGTTCCTGCTCGCCAAGGACATCAAGCCGGCACTGCCGCGACCGGTCGCGCGCCTCGTCGAGCAGGTCGGTGACCGTGTCGTTTCCATCAGCCGGCGCGCCACGGCCGCCTCCGTGAAGAGCGGAGGTCAGAACTGA
- a CDS encoding SurA N-terminal domain-containing protein → MIDRHKRFARTSLAAAAFALLAATATVLPSAPAAAASSIAVVVNNQAITTGDVERRVALLRLQRDSGNLNEKAREQLVNEAIQMQEAARIGGVVGDDQVTQSVNNFASGNNLSIEQLTQVLNQAGVGMEHFRGFVRAQMTWPRVVNARYAGQGGSGGGMSQQDLVARMLERGDNKPTTTEYILQQVIFVVPAAQRNAILSQRQREAEQARARFPGCASSTEFAASLRDVSIRELGRFMQPELPPDWKTQIESTSEGGTTAIRATERGVEFIAVCQARQVSDDRAAEMVFRAEDQENETSQANSERFLEELKAKAAVSYR, encoded by the coding sequence ATGATTGACAGGCACAAGCGGTTTGCGCGCACGTCCTTGGCGGCGGCTGCCTTCGCGCTTCTGGCTGCAACTGCGACGGTTCTTCCGAGCGCCCCTGCAGCGGCAGCCAGCTCGATCGCGGTGGTCGTGAACAACCAAGCAATCACGACTGGCGACGTCGAGCGCCGGGTGGCATTGCTCAGGCTACAGCGCGACAGCGGCAATCTGAACGAGAAGGCCCGCGAGCAGCTCGTCAACGAAGCGATCCAGATGCAGGAAGCAGCACGGATCGGCGGCGTCGTGGGCGACGACCAGGTGACGCAGTCGGTCAACAACTTTGCCAGCGGCAACAATCTGAGCATCGAGCAATTGACGCAGGTTCTGAACCAGGCCGGCGTGGGCATGGAGCATTTCCGCGGCTTCGTGCGCGCCCAGATGACCTGGCCGCGCGTCGTCAACGCACGTTACGCCGGACAGGGCGGCAGTGGCGGCGGCATGAGCCAACAGGATCTCGTGGCGAGGATGCTCGAGCGCGGCGACAACAAGCCGACCACCACCGAATATATCCTCCAGCAGGTGATCTTCGTCGTGCCGGCTGCGCAGCGTAACGCCATTCTCAGCCAGCGCCAGCGGGAAGCCGAGCAGGCGCGTGCCCGTTTCCCGGGATGCGCTTCAAGCACGGAATTCGCCGCGTCGCTGCGCGACGTTTCCATTCGCGAACTCGGCCGCTTCATGCAGCCGGAGCTGCCGCCGGATTGGAAAACTCAAATCGAAAGCACGTCTGAGGGCGGCACGACGGCCATTCGTGCCACCGAGCGCGGCGTCGAGTTCATCGCCGTCTGCCAGGCTCGCCAAGTGTCGGACGACCGTGCAGCCGAAATGGTGTTTCGCGCGGAAGATCAGGAAAACGAGACGAGTCAGGCGAATTCGGAACGTTTTCTTGAAGAGCTGAAGGCCAAAGCAGCCGTCAGCTATCGCTAG
- a CDS encoding leucyl aminopeptidase, which produces MTRKLSIAFAKSAKSNEGVAVFLAPAKDRLPASLAAVDPGGVVAKAAEIAEFSGKSLSAVDVLAPVGATMNRIMVLGTGETPTHNDWTDLGGALVGRLKSIRNVTVYLDVDGVEAGASAAANLALGMTLRNYSFDGYKTKKKDDENGKSEEGDVSVTIVTADAAAAKKAYAEFSGTGEGVLLARDLVNEPANVLGPVEFAKRASELEALGVDIEILTEKDMKKLGMGAFLGVSQGSSRPPRIVIMRWNGGEKNAAPIAFIGKGVVFDSGGISIKPSAGMEDMKGDMGGAAAVTGLMHALASRKAKANVVGMIGLVENMPDANAQRPGDIVTSMSGQTIEVINTDAEGRLILCDMLWYCNDRFKPGFMINLATLTGAILVALGNLHAGLFSNDDVLAERLAEAGETTREKVWRMPLGKDYDKMIDSRFADMKNTGGRYAGSITAAQFLQRFVGKTPWAHLDIAGTAMSSPQTEINRSWGSGYGVRLLNELVRAHYEN; this is translated from the coding sequence ATGACCAGGAAACTCAGCATCGCCTTCGCCAAGTCCGCCAAGTCCAACGAGGGCGTCGCGGTCTTTCTCGCTCCAGCGAAGGATCGGCTTCCGGCTTCGCTCGCTGCGGTGGACCCGGGCGGCGTCGTGGCAAAGGCTGCTGAAATCGCGGAATTCAGCGGCAAATCGCTGAGTGCCGTGGACGTGCTCGCGCCCGTCGGTGCCACGATGAACCGCATCATGGTGCTTGGAACCGGTGAGACGCCGACGCACAACGATTGGACCGATCTCGGGGGCGCGCTGGTCGGTCGCCTGAAGTCGATTCGCAACGTTACCGTCTATCTCGATGTGGATGGCGTGGAGGCCGGCGCGTCTGCCGCGGCCAACCTCGCGCTCGGCATGACACTGCGCAACTACAGCTTCGATGGTTACAAGACCAAGAAGAAGGACGACGAGAACGGCAAGTCGGAAGAAGGCGACGTGTCGGTGACGATCGTCACGGCGGATGCGGCCGCAGCCAAGAAGGCTTACGCCGAATTTTCCGGCACGGGCGAGGGCGTTCTTCTCGCACGCGATCTCGTCAACGAGCCGGCGAACGTGCTGGGACCCGTCGAATTCGCAAAGCGCGCTTCGGAGCTTGAAGCGCTCGGCGTCGACATCGAAATCCTCACCGAAAAAGACATGAAGAAGCTCGGCATGGGCGCCTTCCTCGGCGTCAGCCAGGGTTCGTCGCGCCCGCCGCGCATCGTCATCATGCGCTGGAATGGCGGTGAGAAGAACGCCGCACCGATCGCCTTTATCGGCAAGGGCGTCGTCTTCGATTCGGGCGGCATTTCCATCAAGCCGTCGGCCGGTATGGAGGACATGAAGGGTGACATGGGCGGTGCTGCTGCCGTCACCGGCCTGATGCATGCGCTGGCATCGCGCAAGGCCAAGGCGAACGTCGTCGGCATGATCGGGCTTGTCGAAAACATGCCGGATGCCAACGCCCAGCGCCCCGGCGATATCGTCACGTCCATGTCCGGCCAAACGATCGAAGTCATCAACACCGATGCCGAAGGCCGCCTGATCCTGTGCGACATGCTCTGGTACTGCAACGATCGCTTCAAGCCGGGCTTCATGATCAATCTCGCCACGCTGACCGGCGCAATCCTGGTGGCGCTCGGCAATCTTCACGCCGGCCTGTTCTCCAACGACGACGTTCTGGCAGAGCGCCTTGCAGAAGCCGGTGAGACGACGCGCGAGAAGGTCTGGCGCATGCCGCTCGGCAAGGATTACGACAAGATGATCGATTCGCGCTTTGCCGACATGAAGAACACCGGCGGCCGCTACGCCGGCTCGATCACGGCCGCACAGTTCCTGCAGCGTTTCGTCGGCAAGACACCCTGGGCACACCTCGACATCGCGGGTACGGCCATGAGTTCGCCGCAGACGGAGATCAACCGTTCGTGGGGCTCGGGCTACGGCGTCCGCCTGCTCAATGAACTGGTTCGCGCCCACTACGAAAACTGA